Genomic segment of Paenibacillus sp. FSL R5-0623:
AAAGGAGCCAACGAGGTAACCATGACCATGCAGACCGAACCTGGAGAATATCGATTCTGGATCAAGAAAAGTTCACAGGTAATCGTTCAATTTATGGTGTATGAGATGAGTGATAACTTTAGCACGGAAGCCGTTACAGAGGGCCGTTTACTTATGTCCGAGGAGTTAACCTTGGTCAAGTTGACCAAGCTGTTCTACAGAGAGCTAAGCAAATTGAAGGAAATGGGACTGGAGGAATATCACAAACGGTGGAGTTTTGATTTTCCTCTGGATGCCTATGAGCGGATAGGAAGGGTTGTCCAGATCCGATGAAATCGATTGTTTTTGACGAGAAGGAGGGGTGACGTGGCAAACATATATAAGGGAAGATATTCCGCTCAGATTAAGGGAGAATTTGTTGTTTTTATCATCGGAATGAGGATCAATCGTCTGTGGGCTATACATAAATGGCTGCCTGTCTTTAAGTCCATGGGCCCGATGATTAAAGAACTGTATATGAATCCGGAGACCGGATTTCTGAGTACAGAGTATTTTATAAGCTGGCGTGGGGTGACGTTACTACAATACTGGCGCTCTTACGATGAATTGGAGAAATACGCACGAGGTGGACTGCACTTGGAAGCTTGGAAAAGATTCAACCGCTCCATTGGTACTGACGGAACTGTGGGGATCTACCATGAGACATACAAAGCTCAGTCAGGTTCCTTCGAGACCATATATGCCAATATGCCCAAATTCGGATTAGCTAAAGCGTCTGAACATGTGCCAGCGACAGGCAGGATGGAAACATCCAGACGCAGAATGGGCGGAGAGAATGACCCGGCAGTGGAAGCACCAGAGAAGCCTTAAAGTGGTGAAAAGAAAGGAGCATGTTATGAAGGCTAAACTTCGACCAGAAGATATATATTCAAAGCAACTGAGCTGGCTGTGTATTGAACCAATGCTTGTTTCTGTACGGGGCAGAGATATGGCCGCCAAAACAGAGATATACCGACAGTTACACGAAGGGCAACAAGCCTTATTTCTGTTCTATTCCTATCACAATCACACGAAAAGTCTGGCAGAATTTTATTGGTTTTCGGC
This window contains:
- a CDS encoding DUF4188 domain-containing protein — translated: MANIYKGRYSAQIKGEFVVFIIGMRINRLWAIHKWLPVFKSMGPMIKELYMNPETGFLSTEYFISWRGVTLLQYWRSYDELEKYARGGLHLEAWKRFNRSIGTDGTVGIYHETYKAQSGSFETIYANMPKFGLAKASEHVPATGRMETSRRRMGGENDPAVEAPEKP